The Trichomycterus rosablanca isolate fTriRos1 chromosome 17, fTriRos1.hap1, whole genome shotgun sequence DNA segment ttttggtgtgtttggtgtgtgttctgtgttttggtgtgtgttctgtgtttggtgttttggtgtgtttggtgtgtgttctgtgtttggtgttttggtgtgtttggtgtgtgttctgtgtatggtgtgtgttctgtgtttggtgttttggtgtgtttggtgtgtgttctgtgtatggtgtgtgttctgtgtttggtgttttggtgtgttggtgtgtgttctgtgtttggtgtgtgttctgtgtttggtgttttggtgtgtttggtgtgtgttctgtgtttggtgttttggtgtgtttggtgtgtgttctgtgttggtgtgtgttctgtgtttggtgttttggtgtgtttggtgtgtgttctgtgtatggtgtgtgttctgtgtttggtgttttggtgtgttggtgtgtgttctgtgtttggtgttttggtgtgtttggtgtgtgttctgtgttttggtgtgtgttctgtgtttggtgttttggtgtgtttggtgtgtgttctgtgtatggtgtgtgttctgcatttggtgttttggtgtgtttggtgtgtgttctgtgttttggtgtgtgttctgtgtttggtgttttggtgtgtttggtgtgtgttctgtgtatggtgtgtgttctgtgtttggtgttttggtgtgtttggtgtgtgttctgtgtatggtgtgtgttctgtgtttggtgttttggtgtgtttggtgtgtgttctgtgtttggtgtgtgttctgtgtttggtgttttggtgtgtttggtgtgtgttctgtgttttggtgtgtgttctgtgtttggtgttttggtgtgtttggtgtgtgttctgtgtttggtgttttggtgtgtttggtgtgtgttctgtgtatggtgtgtgttctgtgtttggtgttttggtgtgtttggtgtgtgttctgtgtatggtgtgtgttctgtgttttgtgttttggtgtgttggtgtgtgttctgtgtatggtgtgtgttctgtgttttggtgtgttggCGTGTTTACAAAATCTCTCGGCCCCTTATCATGTTTTCTTACTCTGCAGAAACGGTTCAGCTGACCAGCGTGTTCCTCTCACACGGAGTTTGCTGATTGGTTGTAACTGTATACGTGTAAGATGATTAGATGTGTGTATTGAGGTGTTTTCTCAGAATGTGGAAATACTTGTGGTGCATGAAAGTGGCCACAAACGAAACTGTTGGTTTTTAAGTGTGTGTCGGATGTTCTTCTGAAGGTTCAAGCTGAAATCATCTCATCATCCAAACCCAACAATATTTAGATGATCATTATTTACTGAAGCGTAGCAGCTTTTACTAGGACAATTTAGCACCCATCAAAAACCTGATAGATTTTTCTGCTGGTTTTTGAGCTCAGAGTTTATAATCAGATTAAATTAAGAATCAGATTCAGacagtaatctgattactgggttTATACCAGTTCAGAAAACCAGCAGTTTAGTATCTGGTTCATCACATAAATGAATGACTGCAGCTACGTAACGCtgaaataaatcatataaaagtTATTAAAAATCTGCTGCATATTTTAGCATCACACTAGTAAAGATGTCACGGCGTCAGTTGGATTTATTTATGTAGTGTTTGTGGTTGAGTGATTGTAGCTTTGTAGTGTTAATATAACGAGTTTCCATTCTTCACTAACAATATAAACCTCACGCCGCTGAACACGTCATCACGGTGATCACGCTCTACAATCTCTCATTAACACTGTGAGCTCTGTTAGCCTGAACAAGACCTTCATTCTGGTCTGAAAACAGTGACGACTGAACGTGTgtaattatctttattattcagaaatatgattaataaaaaataacgtTACACCATAAACTATCAAAAACATCGCGAGTATTAAAGTGCAGCTTCGTTCTGCTACTGGAACAGTGAAACAGTCGAATGATCAGATGAATTTTCTCAGATCATGTGGTCATGTTCATCGTTTACCTGAGGAAAAGACACCGGACGACCCCCCCTCAATCCTAACTCccaccccccaacacacacacacacacacacttctccaGTAATTTCTATCtgagttattgttttgttgttgctgTAATTTCCAGTAGGTGTGTtttagattgtgtgtgtgtgtgtgtgtgtgtgtgaacagtaaATTCTAGAGTAATTGGAAGCAGGAAGTGAGTTTAAAGATACAGAAGAGAAACTGAAGTGAAAAAATCAAACGTCTCGTACAGGAGGAACTCAacaatcacacagacacacacacactgtttatgtgtacgagtgtgtgtgtgtacgtgtaggtgtgtgtgcatatgtgtgtgtatgtgtaggagtttgtgtactgtgtgtacgtgtaggtgtgtgtgcatatgtgtgtgtatgtgtaggagtttgtgtgtgtgtgtgtgtgtgtgtagagactgACTCATTTAGACCAGGAAAGGAAGTAGAGAAGAAACAAACACACTATCAGACACACACaatatttgtacatttgtgCGTCATGTTTAGTTTCAGATCCAGTTTATTGGAGAGCTGGTTGTTtatagacatttacattttctgcatttagcagatgctcttatccagagcgacgtacagaagagcttccatagtaaacatttcatttctcaagttttagtaaacagtcgaagaacacaaatctgctgaaacctgttagaaccaaagtggtttttttttttcttttggaaatggaagaaaaatggAATAGACACTCCTGCTGTGTTCCAATCCACAGTTCATCATTCTGTAGTAAATACAGCTTCTGTAAAACACTGCATTTAGATTAAAATAAAACGTTAGTGAACAAAGTGCTGAAACGTTTTTCCATCTAACTCACGATCACACACGTCCAGTCAGAGTCGATGATTAACGTTTAAACGTCGCTCACGTATGGAGAGTGAAACCGTTTGGGATTCTACAGATTCACTTCATGAAAAAAGACTTTGAGAGCCGAGTGTGCGTATTAAAGTTACTATAATAACCAATCAGAACTGAGATCAACTCCACCATCATGTAAATATAACTGGTCTGAGATGTGCTGATTAGAACAGTAAACCAGAACCTGAACCAGAACCTGAACCAGTTCCTCATTGTTTAAATCTTTTTGCTTTTTGTCTGTAGGTCTGTGATATTAAACTTCAGGCTTCAAATCAGGAGGAGAAAGAGATTTGGATCAAAGCCCTCAGTGATGGAATCAACAAAGCAAAGAATAAAGTATTTGATGAGGTATTAAACAATGAAGTGTTAAAGATTATTAaagattattgattattaattgattattgattattaattacagtagcacccccccaccccaccccaaacacacacacacacacacacattgtaataTATGGTGGTGACGTGAACAGAATTTAATGGAAGTCTACAATGAGACGCCTCAGTAACAGAGATTTACTGATTTATTGATCCACACCAGCAGTTTTGAGAAAATCATGTTTGTAttgatatatatgtatgtattgtattgtatgtttgtatgatgtaattattattattattattgtttaattgcAGGTAAAAGTAGATGAAAGTTTATCTTTAGAGCACGTGACCCGATCTCGACCGAAGGGAAACAGAGGGAGGAGACCACCAACCAGGATACACATGAAGGAGGTAAACGGagataaaaacataataatgataatcTGGGCTCCGGGACTAACCCTAAAGCTGCACTGAAGTCCTGCATCAACTTTAGAAGATCAGCATTATACAGAGGATATAAATTATTTATGGGGTTAAAGGTCAGACTTTAGTTAATTAGTAAATCAGTGCGGCCAAACCCAGAGACTTTCTCTATAAAATGAGGTCCAAAGCACGTACAGGTTCCTCACCATCACTGCCTGACTCTGTTTTCAGACTGCAAACATCTCATCAGATGGAGTCCTGATACTGGACCTGGAGGACAGTAAACCTAATGGAACCCACTTCCTGAGTGTTGATGGGAGTGCACAGGCGCCTCCGTCAAAATCTTTCGATGCCATTCCAGAGGAGGACATGGATGAAGATTCTGCAGCTCCAAAGAAAGTTCTAAAGCCACCAATGCCTCCATCCAAGGAAAACAAACCCAGTGAAAACCAGGAGGGTGAGGCCGGACCGGAGGAAGCTGCTCCACAGAAGAAGATTCTTATGCCTCCGATGCCTCCATCAAAGGAACAGAAGCCACCTCAGAATGTTCAGGAGGAACCATCAGGCAGTGAGATGGAAGAAAAGAAAGTTGTAAAGCCACCCATGCCTCCatcaaaagaaaacaaaccaaGAATTTCTTCAACTGGAGACACGACTGAGGACAGCAGCAGCTCAGAGAACGAAGAGTCTGAAGCAGGAAGCACCAGAGACACGCCCAGTCAGGAGCAGGAGAAGATAGAGGACACAGAGTCATCTAAATCTGGACCAATCATGAAAACCCACCATCCACCAACCCCACCTTTAAAAGACGTGAAACCCAAGCCCCATCATCAAGGTGTCAATAATAAAGGAAGTATGGAGGTCGTTGAGACAGCTGAGGAGTCGGATATGACTAAGACAAAAGATGTTCCAAAGCAGCAAGGCGTAATGTGGGACTCACCTTCAGGATTACAGAAAAGTTCTGCTGACCACAGTGAGGCCGTTCAGAAGAGTCCCGGCCGTCCTGCCCCGCCTAAAAAGAAACCAGTCAAGGTCCCTGTCAAAACGGAGGACCAGACTGAGGGAGTTCCTGAATCTGTGGAGCCCAAAGAGGAGCAAAAGATCATCATCCTGAGTCCTAACAGTTCTGAAATAAGTGAGGAGACCAACAACAAATCTGCTGTGGAACTGGATGAAAAGTCTATAGACAGCGGTCAGATCTCGGCTGAGGAGTCTGAAAGTAGTGACCAGGTGACGCCATCGACGGATAAGCTGCAGAGCAGTCTGGAAGTCTTAGACGGAGTGACCAGCGAAGAGGAACTTGAGCCATCTGACAGCAAGAAGGATCCACCTTCATCCAGCCCAGTTACTGCTGCAGGCACAGCGCTGAAATCCTCCAAACTAAAATCTGCATCCATGGGAGACCTTCTCAACTGCCTGCTTGCTCCAGAATCTGCTGAAGGTCAGAACATGGAGGACCTGCAAACTAAAGTGTCCATGGAGATTAAAAAGACAGAAGAGCTGCTGGATAAAATAACACCCAGAGAACCTTCTGAAGGACCCGGGGACACTGACGGGGTTCCAGACCCGGAGGTTCTTCTCACCGCTGCGATGGAGAAGCTTAGAAAAGCTGAGCAGTTTCTGCGAGAGGCCAAAAGTTTAAAAGAGCAAGAAAACAAGAGCAACAGAACAAGCTGGTAACTGAAAAAGTGCAATTATTTTCCCTCGTCTCTTTTATACTGGACCACTGAGTAGAGGATCGATTTATCTAGAGTTAAAGTTCAGTaatagttgggacaggatgTGAAATGCTGGTAAAAGCAGTCAGCAGTGATTAGATTAGTATTAGATTAACTGTATAAAACAGGATGTTGTACTTATCGATTGTTAAGGACCTTGATCTTGATTGGCTGAATTATTCACTGATGCATTTTTGGCGCCTCGACCCGTCCCGGCTCACGAAGAACTTGATGTTTCTAAgctactttttttttacctaaacATAATTCACTGCATTATATCATTTCTTGGATTTTTGTCTTACATTTTACTCTTTCTAATCTAAAATTGCTCGACCCAACCTGTGTTGCATCAACTTTAAAATAAGAAGTTAGAATTATTAACAGTAAATATCTGACTGTTATAGTCTGTCAGTGAAAGAGAATTTTTAATCAGTGATCAGTTTTTATATGAATTTTACACCCTGTTCTAACAGTTTTTGTTTGCATGTTTATAGTTTTATATTCAGCTAccataaattaacatttttaaactcAATTTTGCGTCCAACTTATGAAATCGTACGTGGTGACAGTAACtgtgactggatatttttgttttttttgccttGTGATAAACGTAGTTTATATTAAATCAGCcactatgtatatatatatatagttatatatttatagttatatatatagttatatatacaggggttggacaaaataactgaaacacctggttttagaccacaataatttattagtatggtgtagggcctccttttgcggccaatacagcgtcaattcgtcttggaaatgacatatacaagtcctgcacagtggtcagagggattttaagccattcttcttgcaggatagtggccaggtcactacgtgatgctggtggaggaaaacgtttcctgactcgcttctccaaaacaccccaaagtggctcaataatatttagatctggtgactgtgcaggccatgggagatgttcaacttcactttcatgttcatcaaaccaatctttcaccagtcttgctgtgtgtatcgGTGCAtcgtcatcctgatacacggcaccgccattggatgcacatggtcctccagaatggttcggtagtcctcggcagtgacgcgcccatctagcacgagtatcgggccaagggaatgccatgatatggcagcccaaaccatcactgatccacccccatgcttcactctgggcatgcaacagtctgggtggtacgcttctttggggcttctccacaccgtaactctcccggatgtggggaaaacagtaaaggtggactcatcagagaacaatacatgtttcacattgtccacagcccaagatttgcgctccttgcaccattgaaaccgacgtttggcatcggcacgagtgactaaaggtttggctatagcagcccggccgtgtatatcgaccctgtggagctcccgacggacagttctggtggaaacaggagagtcgaggtgcacatttaattctgccgtgatttgggcagccgtggttttatgttttttggatacaatccgggttagcacccgaacatccctttcagacagcttcctcttgcgtccacagttaatcctgttggatgtggtttgtccttcttggtggtatgctgacattaccctggataccgtggctcttgatacatcacaaagacttgctgtcttggtcacagatgcgccagcaagacgtgcaccaacaatttgtcctcttttgaactctggtatgtcacccataatgttgtgtgcattgcaatattttgagcaaaactgtgctcttaccctgctaattgaaccttcacactctgctcttactggtgcaatgtgcaattaatgaagattggccaccagactggtccaatttagccatgaaacctcccacactaaaatgacaggtgtttcagttattttgtccaacccctgtatatatagttatatatatcAGCCATGTGGTGTCAGAACTAGTTTAATCACATAATCGCTTCATACTCGTGGTTTTCTTCTGTCCTTCTGATCTGGTGCTGTTCTGAAGGTGAAACCAGGTATAAGAGAAGAAATGAAACGTTATAAGTCAGTCTTTAGTTATTTAATAAACGTAGATAATCGTACTGAGCCAAACAGGGAATTTTAATCGACTGTACGCTGATTTGTGTCATCTGCTAAACTGGAGCACTTACATTTTATTTCCTTGTTAGCTTCATTAGCCACGTAGCTTCGGGGCACCAAAAACGACCCTGCTGAATAGATTTGACGCAGATGAGAAGTTGTTTGTGTACATTTAGTTTTTATCCTGTTTTATAAAATTAATTGTCACAGCTTTTAAAGACTGTTAGCATTGATAGCGAATTAGCActtaaataaaatgatcagtCCATGTTGTTTAAAAGCTTCAGGAAGGAAGAACTGCACGTCGTCCGCTTCTGTACTCATCATGCTAACATAGTTACTGTAGAGCTCCGTCATGTTCAACATGCTAACAGCAAACCTGCGACTATTCTCATCGACTGTCTCACTGCCTCTTCGTCTGATGTTTAAAATAAGCTTCAagtttgattaaaatgtttttgctaATTATGCTGATTATAATGACATGCAAACTGTTCTCAGATTTTCTATTTGATAAcagaaaaagtattcacaccacCACACTCAGCACGTCTCCACATCATTCAGGTTTATAACTAACAGCTTTTTCTAACTTTCTTAACATTTAGTTTTATGTTAACGTTTGTGCACCCCGACCAAACTGTAGTTTAATTATAATTTCACTTAAACATTTCCAAAAGAAATGGAACACGACCTCTATCAtactatttaattttatatcTGTAGATTTTTATTGTTGAATGTGACAGTTTATTTTGAGCAGATTAAATAGGAAGTACATCATTTACAGAAATAATTCAGCAGTTTGCAGCAGAGCTCGTGTTTACTTCAAACATTAACATAAATGGGGGAGCAcaaactaaccctaacccattGATCTAAAAGTACTAATCGAGAGGTTTTAACGTGTTTTCAGTATTTCTCTGTATAATAATTCAGTTTGTGTGTAAATGGTGTCGTTTTGTTTactgtaaataacatttaataaataaaacctttaataTTTAAGTTATTAATATTCTGACATTCTGGTTCATCCAgcatgttattaaaaataaaaacaaaaatcacaTTTAGATACAGAAAACAATTATACTGAAATGATAATTTTGTAGATTTATGATGTTCTACTAACTGTACTTATTGCTTTTCTGTTTAATGGGCAAAATAAAAATCAGCATCTGAGTGGGTTTGGTGCTTCCATTaaaattcatgtgtgtgtgtgtgtgtgtgtgtgtgtgtgtgtgtgtgtgtgtgtgtacagatttAAAGTGAAAAGAATTATGAGTTGCTTTTAAAAGCGTTGAaataaagtgtgtgtatttaggtGGAAGACAGTAGGTACAGCAGTATTGGTTTCATTATCATGATCTGCTGGTGAATCATGATGCAGAAGTGAGAATCATGGTGaggaaatgaaattaaaaatctCCTGGTTTGAAGCTGCTTTAATCTCTCATGGTTTAAACACTGGGTGATTTTAATATGAATAAAGTCATCAACCAAAAAATAAAGCTGACGGACACCAGACTGATCTGTTCCCAAAAATATCAACTAAACTCTTAATGAAGTGAGAACATTCGGTGCAACTGTGACTGACTGACAACTTTCAACTTTCTTTATTTTAGAAAAATAATTGCAGCTACAACACAGATAACAACTGTACAACAGAAACTCAGTCCTAAACTAAACTACAGTAATACAGCGTTCAGTTTAGCTGCACAGCATTAGCATCAATGTTAGCATCAGCGTTAGCACTGATTAGCATTAGCACTGATGAGCGCGGGGGCGCCTGGGATCTGTAGTTCGTCCGGAGTTACAGTTTGTTGACCTGCGGCTCCCCCTGCTGGTGGAGGAAGGTATTACAGGTAAAATCAATATTAATCACACACATTTCACTCTGATTTACTGCCGAACACAGATTCTTATAAGtcactgaaataaaaacaacctTTCAGAATTGTGCTGGAAAATAATTCTAACCctatttaaaaaactaaatatcagTTGGTGTATCTACAGAGACTCATGTACAGGGTAGGAAAATCTTTAGTCAGGTTTTGATTTATACTCTCCCTGTACTTGATGGAGTCACAGAAAAATAGAGAAATACTCTCACAATATCACAGATTCACCACAGTACAAGCAGTGTTCCTGTAGGTTTTATTCTAATAGTTTAAATTTCTGTGTGGTTTTCACAACAGTGGAATTTCAGCCAGAGCTCAGTAGCTTCCCAGCAGATCAGATTATCAgatattgttttaattttggacatgttcaTTGGCAAATTTGAAATAATTACAAAGATTTATTCCCATTTCAATCATTACACTAAACAATATGGAACCCTGTAGCCTAATTCCAATTAAAAGATCTTATAATTTCCTTGGAGTTTATGATCTTTGTTCTGACTTCTTCATGGTAAAGAAAGAACTGAGACCACAGCCGGTTCTTCCAAAAACAAACATCCATACATGTAATACACTGATTATCTTCTCAATCCTGTGTTCATGTAACTACCATGAGAGGTCAGTGTTCAAATCAGAAGATCTTGAATCCTTTGAGGAGGGTCAGTGTGGGGGCCCGGCGTTTactttgggcccttgaggacTTGACAGTCACCAGTTTGGCTGTGGTTGGTGTGGGCAGCTCTTTATAGCAGGGCGAGAGGACGGAGATGGATGAAAGACTGATGGCAGATTTTTCCTCACTGATATAAAGAGGCTGGTGTGAGAGGTTTCTTTCTGCCTCTCGTCTCACTTCTCGAACTGCTTCATGGAAAACATGCTGAACCGACAGGAAGTCCAGACAGGCGGACACCTCGAAAAACCGGCAGCCAAGCCGGGCGGCGAGGGCCTCGCCATCGGCCTTACTCACCTGTCTGAGACAGAGAGAATCAGTGCCAACAAAACCAATAtatcatttattctttattatttattacaattataatatattttttaaagattatctcaatatagccgctcaggtggcgcagcagtaaaaagacacacgctgcaaccagagctggatttctgatacaccgtatcgaatccagctctgccttaccggtccgaggctgggtggctatgagcaacgattggccggttgcttagttggggggcgggacaaagaaccggatgtgggtctctctctgtcagaatgcgattgcgaccTCTGTCGGCTGATtaagaggcgcctgcacagggatggGAAGGGGTGCCCttagagtgtgtctctccgcatgcaacgctaggtggcgccaaactcataaatgtgtgggtggcaaagatgcatatggcttgctgctcatgtgtcggaggggatatgggttagcttcaatcacctcggtcagggcagggttcggcatagacagagaggaagcatgatgcaaaaaattgaacaattggatgcgctaaaaaaaggggagaaaaaggggaaaaaattaaaaaaaaaaaaaaaaaaaaaaaaaaaaaaaaaaaaaaagattatctcAATATAAAAGAACATACTATTAATTATAACATGTTTATCTGATTCTTCTCAATAAAGAGTAATTATAGATCGTATAGATATTAAAATGTAACGAGTGTCAGATTTTATAGATATTTTCATCAACAATGTAAAACTAAACCAATAAATTAATGAAGTATAATAATCATGCATTtctgtagagaaacatattTAAAGCTTTGAGATAAACATTAACATGATAAAATATTTATGATTGTAATGTATAATAAAAAGACATTAGAATTCTAAATGATACTGCATGTCTGTagaattattgattatttttacaGAAGATAAATAGAGTGAATAGTGAGATGAGAAGAACCTGTATCTCTCCATGTCCACCTTGTTACCCACTAAAACTATGGGCGTCTCTGGCTGCAGGCCCCTGGTGTACAGAGTCACGGCCTCCACGTACTGCTGACACACGTCGAAGCTGAGCCGGTTATCAATACTGTAGACGATGAGGAAGCTGCTGGCCCACGCCAAGTAACGATCACAGTTCACTGGTCCTTCCTAAACAAACCCCAAAACATAACGCTACAGATCATCCATTCAATAATTATAACTGGGGTAAAAAATtatgtacactatatataaAATTGTGCCTTAATACAATCCATgtaattcagggttaagggcctcactcaagggcccaacagtggcaacctgtgaccTTCAGttaagtccagtaccttaaacactgagctactaatttaatgaaagaaaaacagaaaacagactTAAGTACTCAGATTCAGTAAATGTTGTAGCTAGATTGATATTActgattaatattaaaattttaattatgAATCTTTAACATTTTCCTGATATTTAATGAACATCTAACTCTGAGctgttttgttttagttaacTCACAGGTTCTGACAGAAGGAACAAATAAAGATtcctgtttttcatttttacctGATCGGCCGTGTCCATCACTTTAACCAGAACTTGCTGCTGGTCGACGAGCTCCTCTGATGAATACGTATCTTCTGCACAAACAAAACATTCCACTTTTCTTTTCCAGCcacaaacattttttattcgGGTTGTTTAAACTAAGTTCTCGTGTTTTTATTCTCACGCTGTGGTTGGAATTTGTTCCTTCCACAAGGTTCCAATCTGACTGAGACTGGTGAGCAGCGTGATGAGTGATTATTAACATCTTTAAACAGGTTTACATCTTCACTTTTAAACTAAACACATTCCTTCAGCCCAAATTCTTTACATGACTGAATCGGTTCGTCTGATTTAACAGCTTCGTTTATCTCAGGAATTAAAGTGATGAAGGATCAAAGATCAAAGGAAAATCTGAAGATGTTTAGTCTGAGTTTGTGTTTGAAGGAGGAATGAAGTTGGTTCTGCTCACCGAGGTTTGGGTCGTATTCACTAATGAAACGCTTTGTGAGGAACTTCACAGT contains these protein-coding regions:
- the plekho2 gene encoding pleckstrin homology domain-containing family O member 2 — encoded protein: MMDVDVKDDPAKATQAPCPGKAGWLKKSSGKFLGSYKDRYIQLEKTEIAVYENEDLKNCVERLDLENYEKCLELRSPFKKKYRLVLIRAPKSGSKVCDIKLQASNQEEKEIWIKALSDGINKAKNKVFDEVKVDESLSLEHVTRSRPKGNRGRRPPTRIHMKETANISSDGVLILDLEDSKPNGTHFLSVDGSAQAPPSKSFDAIPEEDMDEDSAAPKKVLKPPMPPSKENKPSENQEGEAGPEEAAPQKKILMPPMPPSKEQKPPQNVQEEPSGSEMEEKKVVKPPMPPSKENKPRISSTGDTTEDSSSSENEESEAGSTRDTPSQEQEKIEDTESSKSGPIMKTHHPPTPPLKDVKPKPHHQGVNNKGSMEVVETAEESDMTKTKDVPKQQGVMWDSPSGLQKSSADHSEAVQKSPGRPAPPKKKPVKVPVKTEDQTEGVPESVEPKEEQKIIILSPNSSEISEETNNKSAVELDEKSIDSGQISAEESESSDQVTPSTDKLQSSLEVLDGVTSEEELEPSDSKKDPPSSSPVTAAGTALKSSKLKSASMGDLLNCLLAPESAEGQNMEDLQTKVSMEIKKTEELLDKITPREPSEGPGDTDGVPDPEVLLTAAMEKLRKAEQFLREAKSLKEQENKSNRTSW
- the rasl12 gene encoding ras-like protein family member 12, giving the protein MSLMFGKTRSCNIIPENESAECNIVVLGAMGSGKSALTVKFLTKRFISEYDPNLEDTYSSEELVDQQQVLVKVMDTADQEGPVNCDRYLAWASSFLIVYSIDNRLSFDVCQQYVEAVTLYTRGLQPETPIVLVGNKVDMERYRQVSKADGEALAARLGCRFFEVSACLDFLSVQHVFHEAVREVRREAERNLSHQPLYISEEKSAISLSSISVLSPCYKELPTPTTAKLVTVKSSRAQSKRRAPTLTLLKGFKIF